One Picosynechococcus sp. PCC 7003 DNA segment encodes these proteins:
- a CDS encoding ATP-binding protein, whose translation MLSSVFNTCIPRPEIVSGDLSFDLFAAKLRLVVEGKAPSLYQNPLQFFANTFVTDGLRELIQEVFGRLTGNNIGAPVVRLETSFGGGKTHDEIALWHIAKQGRSLLGDDERFSEVLELIPEGSIQVAAVDGRDLSPEEGVYHPETGITTKTIWGEIAYQVRGVEGYQLLKGSDESGISPGTAVLERLIKDQPTLIILDEIARYLSAAKAKRIGDSNLAKQIVAFLFSLMDCAASCNNLVFVYSLASSADTFADETADLQRELRSASARQERILRPSNDVEIYNIVKQRMFDSISEEAAQKTADTYFDAYRSSRSDLPDGCKDLSYREAIANSYPFHPELFNLLTKKIASIPEFQRTRGALRLFARLVQYLWQDQSEHLFLIHPHHLPIGIHAEMTTELTSRLDRSLMDLAVKADIHNDTGTTAHAQVQDQEWRDMGKPPFSTWIARTIFLHSLTQGITAGIRRSELNLSLLTPYVEIGFAERAISNLLAVAWHLDFDAVTNIYQFKEEPSINKIIAQEKEQVGVGVAKEELRQRRDSIFQRRFFDCVADPEGPHDVDDRADSIVLCLIDFNEAQIQNSTDSAPAIVEQIFENTGEAGKFRIFKNRLLFLMANEQGLERALNLTREYLAVKALRSSPRRLEELSETQQKELKTREGELDLAVRVALTNTYRHLFYPNPDPVKAPKGLMHYTLPSQDSSTVKGRNNQQEVILKVLKDCSKVRADEAPPFAPAYILQKVWPAGIDNWTVKAMREAFAKNINLNMFLEGELSKLRDTIRTGVEQEQWDLKFGQQVFIAPLAPQSGGNQLPNIEFSERLEIYRRGILKPPEPKEIEFDAQVLPGHETEKTVRLRWRAKGAIATALYRENELVRDDYPPSGNEELTITTTTTFRVVADYGEEGTEEITRSASIAKPSGGSGGGIPPIIFPPLRPTEITKEGSPNKVFTELSDQVTDSKVTTISAVEITVDTIQDYRKLGTAIPLFARHKPQIVQSVTLQSNGQFTRLEYQGDLRGYQGFSAPLNMLFNAPEVQGNAMLKIQIEFGQPLSATEGILDEFKGILSRNPVERLGLCVKVGYEDS comes from the coding sequence ATGTTGTCATCAGTTTTCAATACATGTATTCCTCGCCCTGAGATTGTATCTGGTGATTTATCCTTTGATTTGTTTGCCGCGAAGCTTCGTTTAGTCGTAGAAGGAAAAGCCCCAAGTCTTTATCAAAATCCGCTGCAGTTTTTTGCCAATACCTTTGTCACAGATGGGCTGAGAGAATTAATTCAAGAAGTTTTCGGTCGCCTCACAGGTAATAATATCGGTGCTCCAGTGGTTCGGTTGGAAACCAGTTTTGGTGGTGGAAAAACCCATGATGAAATTGCGCTCTGGCACATTGCTAAACAAGGGCGATCGCTTTTGGGAGACGATGAACGGTTCAGTGAAGTATTAGAGTTAATCCCAGAAGGTTCAATCCAGGTGGCGGCTGTAGATGGCCGTGATCTCAGTCCAGAAGAAGGGGTTTACCATCCGGAAACAGGAATCACCACAAAAACCATTTGGGGCGAGATTGCTTATCAAGTCAGGGGGGTTGAAGGATATCAACTCCTTAAAGGATCCGATGAATCTGGTATTAGTCCGGGTACAGCAGTCTTGGAAAGGCTAATCAAGGATCAACCCACCCTCATCATTCTGGATGAAATAGCCCGATATCTCAGCGCCGCGAAGGCGAAACGGATTGGTGACAGTAACCTAGCCAAACAGATTGTTGCCTTTTTATTTTCTTTGATGGACTGTGCGGCATCCTGCAATAACCTAGTATTTGTTTATTCATTAGCGTCTAGTGCCGATACCTTTGCCGACGAAACCGCAGACCTACAGCGGGAATTACGTAGTGCTTCGGCAAGACAAGAAAGAATCCTCCGACCCAGTAATGACGTTGAAATCTACAACATCGTTAAGCAGCGGATGTTTGACAGCATTAGTGAGGAGGCAGCCCAGAAAACTGCGGATACTTACTTTGATGCTTATCGATCTAGTCGCAGCGATCTACCGGATGGTTGCAAAGACCTCAGTTATCGGGAGGCGATCGCCAATAGTTATCCTTTCCATCCTGAGTTGTTTAATCTTCTCACGAAAAAAATTGCTTCTATTCCAGAATTTCAGCGCACCCGTGGGGCATTACGCTTATTTGCACGGCTTGTACAATACCTCTGGCAGGATCAATCGGAACATCTCTTCCTTATTCATCCTCACCATTTGCCCATTGGTATCCACGCGGAGATGACCACAGAACTCACTTCCCGCCTGGATCGCTCCCTGATGGACTTGGCCGTAAAAGCAGATATCCATAACGACACAGGCACTACCGCCCACGCCCAAGTTCAAGACCAAGAATGGCGAGATATGGGCAAACCTCCTTTTTCCACATGGATCGCCAGAACGATTTTTCTCCACTCCCTCACCCAAGGAATTACCGCTGGAATTCGTCGATCAGAATTGAATTTATCGTTGCTCACTCCCTATGTGGAGATTGGCTTTGCAGAACGAGCCATTAGTAATTTGCTGGCGGTTGCTTGGCACTTAGACTTTGATGCAGTAACCAACATCTATCAGTTTAAAGAAGAGCCATCGATCAATAAAATCATTGCCCAAGAGAAAGAACAGGTCGGTGTGGGTGTCGCAAAAGAGGAGTTACGACAGCGACGGGATAGCATCTTCCAGAGGCGCTTCTTTGATTGTGTCGCCGATCCAGAAGGGCCCCATGATGTTGATGACCGCGCTGACAGCATTGTTCTTTGTTTAATTGATTTCAATGAAGCTCAAATTCAGAACTCAACGGATTCTGCCCCAGCAATAGTCGAGCAAATTTTTGAGAATACCGGGGAGGCCGGGAAATTTAGGATCTTCAAAAATCGTTTACTTTTTTTGATGGCGAATGAACAGGGGCTAGAGCGTGCTCTAAATTTGACAAGGGAATATCTTGCTGTTAAAGCCCTCCGTAGTAGTCCTCGCCGTTTAGAGGAATTGTCCGAAACGCAACAAAAGGAACTCAAAACAAGGGAAGGAGAGCTTGATCTTGCAGTACGAGTTGCCCTGACAAATACCTATCGTCATTTGTTTTATCCCAACCCAGATCCGGTCAAAGCACCCAAAGGGTTGATGCACTACACTTTACCTTCCCAAGATTCCAGCACTGTCAAAGGGAGAAACAATCAACAGGAAGTTATCCTCAAGGTACTCAAGGATTGCAGTAAAGTCCGGGCGGATGAGGCACCTCCTTTTGCGCCTGCTTATATTCTCCAAAAGGTTTGGCCCGCAGGGATTGATAATTGGACGGTGAAAGCGATGCGGGAAGCCTTTGCGAAAAATATCAACCTCAATATGTTCTTGGAAGGAGAACTCAGTAAGCTGCGAGATACGATTCGGACTGGGGTAGAGCAAGAGCAATGGGATCTCAAATTTGGGCAGCAGGTCTTTATTGCCCCCCTAGCCCCTCAATCTGGGGGGAACCAGTTACCCAACATCGAGTTTTCAGAAAGGCTGGAAATTTACCGTCGAGGCATTCTTAAACCGCCGGAACCCAAGGAGATTGAGTTTGATGCCCAGGTTTTACCAGGTCATGAGACGGAAAAAACAGTACGGTTACGCTGGCGAGCCAAAGGGGCGATCGCCACTGCACTTTATCGAGAAAATGAACTGGTTCGCGATGATTACCCACCATCGGGCAATGAGGAATTAACCATTACAACAACGACAACATTTAGGGTGGTCGCGGATTATGGTGAAGAAGGAACTGAAGAAATTACTCGCAGTGCATCTATTGCGAAACCTTCAGGGGGTAGCGGAGGTGGTATTCCTCCGATTATTTTCCCTCCACTCCGACCTACAGAAATTACCAAGGAAGGTTCACCGAATAAGGTGTTTACGGAATTGTCGGATCAGGTTACGGATAGTAAAGTCACAACAATTTCAGCGGTAGAGATTACAGTCGATACAATTCAGGACTACCGCAAGCTAGGGACAGCCATTCCGTTGTTCGCCCGCCATAAGCCCCAAATCGTGCAGAGCGTTACTTTACAGAGCAACGGGCAGTTTACACGGCTGGAATACCAAGGGGACTTGCGGGGCTATCAAGGCTTTTCAGCGCCGTTAAATATGCTTTTTAATGCCCCTGAAGTTCAAGGAAATGCCATGCTGAAAATTCAGATCGAGTTTGGGCAGCCTCTATCAGCGACAGAGGGAATTCTCGATGAATTTAAGGGAATACTCAGTCGCAACCCAGTGGAGCGACTAGGACTATGCGTGAAAGTTGGGTACGAGGATAGTTAA